In bacterium, a single window of DNA contains:
- the clpB gene encoding ATP-dependent chaperone ClpB, translating into MDMNKLTLKTQEAIQDGHELATRFGHQQVDGEHVLLGLLRQDGGLVPRLLQKMDVDPANLAEELERELARGPSVAGGGAEAGKVYVTPRLQQLLLKAGDEAKRLKDEYVSVEHVVLALIKEGKSTPAGKILVSHGVERDRFLSTLREVRGNQRVTSATPEQAYEALDKYGVDLVDEARRGKLDPVIGRDSEIRRAIRILSRRTKNNPVLIGEPGVGKTAIVEGLAQRIVRGDVPEWLKDRAIFSLDMGSLLAGAKYRGEFEERLKAVLNEVKESDGKILLFIDEVHNIVGAGRTEGSTDAGNLLKPMLARGELHCLGATTLDEYRKYIEKDAALERRFQPVLVDPPSVEDTISILRGLRERFEVHHGVKIQDNALVGAATLSHRYITDRFLPDKAIDLIDEASAMIRTEIDSLPADLDEATRRVMQLEIEEAALKKEKDKASKERLAVLHEELANLREQTDTMKAQWQAEKEAIEDVRRLREEIEQVRHEIEQAERDYDLNRAAELKHGRLPQLEEALQAKEQGQADGHGARLLREEVTEDEVAEIVSRWTGIPVTRLVEGEREKLLRLDEILHRRVIGQTEAVQLVADAVIRARSGIKDPRRPIGSFVFLGPTGVGKTELAKTLAEALFDSEDNLIRIDMSEYMEKHNVSRLIGAPPGYVGYEEGGQLTESVRRKPYSVILFDEIEKAHHDVFNVLLQILDDGRVTDAQGHTVDFKNTVIIMTSNIGSPHLLEGMDESGRIRDSARDAVLAEMRSHFRPEFLNRIDDIVLFKALQLEEIKQIVGLQVAELSRRLADHGAHLELSEAAQEFIARAGYDPVYGARPLKRYLQHELETKIGRAIVTGELVDGTLIQVDVRDGALAVDLRATGLSASA; encoded by the coding sequence ATGGATATGAACAAGCTGACACTCAAGACTCAAGAAGCCATTCAGGATGGCCATGAGCTGGCAACCCGCTTCGGCCACCAGCAGGTCGACGGCGAGCACGTGCTGCTCGGGCTCTTGCGCCAGGACGGAGGCCTGGTGCCGCGGCTGCTCCAGAAAATGGACGTCGATCCCGCCAACCTGGCCGAGGAGCTCGAGCGAGAGCTCGCGCGGGGACCCAGCGTTGCGGGCGGTGGCGCCGAGGCCGGTAAGGTCTACGTCACTCCCCGCCTGCAACAGCTCCTGCTCAAGGCCGGTGATGAAGCCAAGCGCCTCAAGGACGAGTACGTCTCGGTCGAGCACGTCGTGCTCGCGCTGATCAAGGAGGGCAAGAGCACCCCGGCGGGCAAGATCCTCGTCAGCCATGGCGTTGAGCGCGACCGCTTTCTTTCAACGCTCCGAGAGGTGCGCGGCAATCAGCGCGTCACCAGCGCCACTCCCGAACAGGCCTACGAAGCGCTCGACAAATACGGTGTCGACTTGGTGGACGAGGCCCGGCGGGGCAAGCTCGATCCGGTCATCGGCCGCGACTCGGAGATTCGCAGAGCGATCCGTATCCTGTCGCGAAGGACCAAGAACAACCCGGTGCTGATCGGCGAGCCCGGCGTCGGCAAGACCGCGATCGTCGAGGGTTTGGCGCAGCGCATCGTCCGGGGCGACGTTCCCGAATGGCTCAAGGACCGGGCGATCTTTTCCCTGGACATGGGCTCCCTGCTGGCCGGCGCCAAGTATCGCGGCGAGTTCGAGGAGCGCTTGAAGGCGGTACTCAACGAGGTCAAGGAAAGCGACGGCAAGATCCTGCTGTTCATCGACGAGGTGCACAACATCGTCGGTGCCGGACGCACCGAAGGCTCGACCGACGCCGGCAACCTCTTGAAGCCCATGCTGGCCCGCGGAGAGCTTCACTGTCTGGGCGCGACCACTCTCGACGAGTACCGCAAGTACATCGAGAAGGACGCCGCCTTGGAGCGCCGCTTCCAACCGGTGTTGGTGGATCCACCGTCGGTCGAGGACACGATCTCGATTCTGCGCGGCCTGCGCGAGCGCTTCGAGGTGCACCACGGCGTCAAGATCCAGGACAACGCCCTGGTCGGAGCTGCCACGCTCTCGCACCGCTACATCACCGATCGCTTTCTCCCCGACAAGGCGATCGATCTCATCGACGAAGCCTCGGCGATGATTCGCACCGAGATCGACTCCCTGCCGGCCGATCTCGACGAAGCCACTCGGCGCGTGATGCAGCTCGAAATCGAAGAGGCCGCCCTCAAGAAGGAGAAGGACAAAGCCAGCAAGGAGCGATTGGCGGTCCTGCACGAGGAGCTGGCCAACCTGCGCGAGCAGACCGACACCATGAAGGCCCAGTGGCAAGCCGAGAAAGAGGCCATCGAGGACGTGCGCAGACTTCGCGAGGAGATCGAGCAGGTTCGCCACGAGATCGAGCAAGCCGAGCGCGACTACGATCTCAACCGCGCCGCCGAGCTCAAGCACGGCAGGTTGCCGCAGCTCGAGGAGGCCCTTCAAGCCAAAGAGCAGGGTCAAGCCGACGGCCACGGCGCCCGGCTCTTGCGCGAAGAGGTGACCGAAGACGAAGTCGCCGAGATCGTCTCGAGATGGACCGGCATCCCCGTGACCCGCCTCGTGGAAGGCGAGCGCGAGAAGCTCCTGCGGCTGGACGAGATTCTCCACCGGCGGGTTATCGGGCAGACCGAGGCCGTCCAGCTGGTCGCGGACGCGGTGATCCGGGCGCGCTCCGGCATCAAAGACCCCCGGCGACCGATCGGGTCGTTCGTGTTCCTGGGGCCCACCGGTGTGGGCAAGACCGAGCTCGCCAAGACCCTGGCGGAAGCGCTCTTCGATAGCGAGGACAATCTCATCCGCATCGACATGTCCGAGTACATGGAAAAGCACAACGTTTCTCGCCTGATCGGAGCGCCACCCGGTTACGTCGGCTACGAAGAGGGTGGACAGCTCACCGAGTCCGTCCGCCGCAAGCCCTATTCGGTGATCCTCTTCGACGAGATCGAAAAGGCGCATCACGACGTGTTCAACGTCCTGCTTCAGATACTCGATGACGGCCGGGTCACAGATGCGCAGGGTCACACGGTCGACTTCAAGAACACGGTCATCATCATGACTTCGAACATCGGGTCACCCCATCTGCTCGAGGGCATGGACGAGAGCGGCCGGATTCGAGACAGCGCGCGCGACGCGGTCCTCGCCGAGATGCGCTCGCATTTCAGACCCGAGTTCCTGAACCGAATCGATGACATCGTGCTGTTCAAGGCGCTGCAGCTCGAGGAGATCAAACAGATCGTGGGACTCCAGGTCGCCGAGCTGAGCCGAAGGCTGGCGGACCACGGTGCCCACCTCGAGCTCAGCGAGGCCGCCCAGGAATTCATCGCCCGAGCCGGATACGACCCGGTCTACGGCGCCCGTCCCCTCAAGCGCTACCTGCAGCACGAGCTCGAGACCAAGATCGGCCGGGCCATCGTGACCGGAGAGTTGGTCGACGGCACGCTCATCCAGGTCGACGTTCGCGACGGCGCCCTGGCGGTGGACCTGCGCGCGACCGGCCTGAGCGCGAGCGCGTAG
- a CDS encoding DnaJ domain-containing protein, translated as MNYHDYYKTLGVGKKASQDEIQKSYRKLARKYHPDINKDPETEAKFKEINEAYEVLKDPEKRQKYDQFGSAWKQAQRTGSPPPGFEDIFSQFGFGGAGFGGPGGQGRSVRFDFGDLGGRGAGDGGFSSFFETLFGGGAPGGAGAAWNARPQASQGSRDYETKISLSIEEAGRGGKRQIRVTDPATGKQRTLRVSIPKGIRPGQKIRLAGQGGTGGSGAGGGRGDLYLTVEILPHPDFRLDDSNLHTIIPITPWEAALGGQAKIRTLDGEVTVKIPAGSSSGRKVRLKGKGFPKKNGVNGDLFGEIKIMVPTELTDRDRELFEQLAKDSEFNPRGQS; from the coding sequence TTGAACTACCACGACTACTACAAGACCTTGGGAGTCGGAAAGAAGGCTTCGCAGGACGAGATCCAGAAGTCGTACCGGAAGCTCGCGCGCAAGTACCACCCGGACATCAACAAGGATCCCGAGACCGAGGCGAAGTTCAAGGAGATCAACGAGGCCTACGAAGTCCTGAAGGATCCCGAAAAGCGGCAGAAGTACGACCAGTTCGGCTCGGCCTGGAAGCAGGCCCAGCGAACCGGCTCGCCGCCACCCGGTTTCGAAGACATCTTCTCCCAGTTCGGCTTCGGCGGCGCGGGCTTTGGCGGCCCCGGAGGGCAGGGCCGAAGCGTCCGCTTCGACTTCGGCGATCTCGGGGGCCGAGGAGCCGGAGACGGCGGCTTCAGCTCGTTCTTCGAGACCCTGTTCGGCGGAGGGGCTCCGGGCGGCGCGGGAGCTGCCTGGAACGCCCGGCCCCAGGCGTCCCAAGGAAGCCGCGACTACGAGACCAAGATCTCGTTGTCGATCGAAGAAGCCGGGCGCGGCGGCAAGCGACAGATCAGGGTCACCGACCCGGCGACCGGCAAGCAGCGGACTCTGCGAGTTTCCATACCGAAGGGGATTCGCCCGGGGCAGAAGATCCGACTCGCCGGGCAGGGGGGCACCGGCGGCAGTGGCGCCGGCGGCGGGCGCGGCGATCTCTACCTGACCGTCGAGATCCTGCCCCATCCCGACTTTCGGCTCGACGACTCGAACCTGCACACGATCATCCCGATCACGCCCTGGGAGGCGGCGCTCGGCGGCCAGGCCAAGATCAGGACGCTCGACGGCGAAGTCACCGTCAAGATCCCCGCCGGCTCCTCCTCGGGGCGCAAGGTGCGACTGAAAGGCAAGGGCTTCCCGAAAAAGAACGGCGTCAATGGCGATCTCTTCGGCGAGATCAAGATCATGGTGCCCACCGAGCTCACCGATCGCGATCGCGAGCTCTTCGAGCAACTGGCGAAGGACTCCGAGTTCAACCCCAGAGGTCAAAGCTAG
- a CDS encoding Hsp20/alpha crystallin family protein, translating into MTKAYLTRRPTDFFADPFFRSLDQFFGDEPFRRSLLTGLGGARDGWVPAVDVRETDESFVFTAELPGLTKDDVSITLEDNVLTLTGERRFENEENKAEFRRIERSYGRFTRSFTLPHEVDNDKVGAKYGDGVLTVTVPKTEKTKPRKIEIS; encoded by the coding sequence ATGACCAAAGCCTATTTGACCCGCCGACCCACCGACTTCTTCGCCGACCCGTTCTTCCGTAGTCTGGATCAGTTCTTCGGCGACGAGCCCTTCCGGCGCAGCCTGCTGACCGGCCTCGGTGGTGCGCGCGACGGCTGGGTCCCCGCGGTCGACGTCCGCGAGACCGACGAGAGCTTCGTCTTCACGGCCGAGCTGCCGGGTCTCACCAAGGACGACGTATCGATCACCCTCGAAGACAACGTGCTCACTCTCACCGGCGAGCGCCGCTTCGAGAACGAGGAGAACAAGGCCGAGTTCCGCCGGATCGAGCGCTCCTACGGTCGCTTCACCCGCAGCTTTACGCTGCCTCACGAGGTCGACAACGACAAAGTCGGAGCGAAGTACGGTGATGGCGTCTTGACAGTCACGGTTCCGAAGACCGAAAAGACCAAGCCGCGCAAGATCGAGATCAGCTGA
- a CDS encoding class I SAM-dependent methyltransferase — MRDARTESPAACAEESRAQHRADYHRFWSDIGSNFPDLGGAESTAYYLENEIRLFEENLPELEGKTVFKTDLWDEAKNTRILRWAVTEGAHAFGIDLSTPVVEQARREFDRHGLRLAAATADVRAIPFRDACFDAVYSMGTVEHFAETEEALGEIYRVLKPGGRAIIGVPNRWDPFLRPLLVAVLYRLGLYGYGFEKSYSPRGLRQMLERVGFTVIATTGILLIPGWLRMLDLAVHTWLRSFSRLTAVLVKPFRWLYRRFRALRRHGYLLVMITTKVEAGND; from the coding sequence GTGCGCGACGCTCGAACGGAGTCACCAGCAGCATGCGCGGAGGAGAGCCGCGCGCAGCATCGCGCCGACTACCATCGGTTCTGGTCCGATATCGGTTCCAACTTTCCGGACCTCGGTGGCGCCGAGAGCACGGCGTACTACCTGGAGAACGAGATCCGCCTCTTCGAGGAGAATCTGCCCGAGCTCGAGGGTAAGACGGTCTTCAAAACAGACCTTTGGGACGAGGCCAAGAACACGAGGATCCTGCGCTGGGCCGTCACCGAAGGCGCCCACGCCTTCGGTATCGATCTGTCCACACCCGTCGTCGAGCAGGCTCGGCGGGAGTTCGATAGACACGGGCTCCGGCTTGCAGCCGCGACCGCGGATGTTCGAGCGATCCCGTTTCGCGATGCCTGCTTCGACGCCGTCTATTCGATGGGCACGGTCGAGCACTTTGCCGAGACCGAAGAAGCCCTGGGCGAGATCTACCGCGTTCTCAAACCCGGCGGCCGCGCGATCATCGGAGTGCCCAACCGATGGGATCCGTTTCTACGACCGTTGTTGGTTGCGGTTCTGTATCGCCTCGGGCTCTACGGCTACGGCTTCGAGAAGTCCTACTCGCCGCGCGGGCTACGGCAGATGCTCGAGCGCGTCGGCTTCACGGTGATCGCGACAACCGGGATCCTGCTCATTCCCGGCTGGCTACGGATGTTGGATCTCGCCGTTCACACTTGGCTGCGATCCTTTTCACGGCTCACCGCGGTACTGGTCAAGCCGTTCAGGTGGCTGTATCGCCGCTTCAGGGCTCTGCGGCGGCATGGCTACCTGCTCGTGATGATCACTACGAAGGTCGAGGCCGGAAATGACTAG
- a CDS encoding thioredoxin domain-containing protein — protein sequence MAKNKPQTPRPAPPPAPQSGVDAIGLATLAGIVVVLMISFTNMRSLDALQNELGEIDDRVAALKSSGPIQAPAQAAPAAQPARRGPDPNRVYPIKTSGSPVKGPSSAPITIAEFSDFQCPFCSRVNPTLERIQEVYGGNVRVVWKHFPLPSLHPAAPAAHVASEAAHKQNKFWEYHDKLFADQKNVKYDQLVQHARDLGLDVAKFEQDFKDLSNKKTVDEDTAEARSMQLTGTPAFFVNGRYLRGAQPFSGFAKLINEELTRLNLPIPEEARS from the coding sequence ATGGCCAAGAACAAACCACAAACACCTAGACCGGCACCACCTCCCGCACCGCAATCCGGCGTTGACGCCATCGGTCTGGCGACGCTGGCGGGGATCGTGGTCGTACTCATGATCTCGTTTACGAACATGCGCTCTCTCGATGCGCTCCAGAACGAGCTCGGAGAGATCGACGATCGAGTCGCCGCGCTCAAGAGTTCGGGCCCGATACAGGCTCCGGCACAGGCGGCGCCGGCGGCACAACCCGCGCGACGAGGGCCCGATCCGAACCGGGTCTATCCGATCAAAACCTCGGGCTCCCCGGTAAAGGGGCCGTCCAGCGCACCCATCACGATTGCCGAGTTCTCGGATTTTCAGTGCCCGTTCTGCTCGCGCGTGAATCCGACGCTCGAACGAATCCAAGAGGTCTACGGCGGCAACGTACGAGTAGTCTGGAAGCATTTCCCGCTGCCGTCACTCCACCCGGCAGCGCCGGCGGCCCATGTGGCGTCGGAAGCCGCGCACAAGCAGAACAAGTTCTGGGAATACCACGACAAGCTCTTCGCCGACCAAAAGAACGTGAAGTACGACCAGCTGGTTCAACATGCTCGAGACCTCGGCCTCGACGTCGCCAAGTTCGAACAGGACTTCAAGGATCTCAGCAACAAGAAGACCGTGGACGAGGACACGGCAGAGGCTCGGTCGATGCAGCTGACCGGGACACCGGCCTTCTTCGTCAACGGCCGCTACCTGCGAGGGGCCCAGCCCTTCAGCGGTTTCGCCAAGCTCATTAACGAGGAGTTGACGCGTCTCAACCTGCCGATCCCCGAAGAGGCCAGGAGCTAG
- a CDS encoding EAL domain-containing protein has translation MTPDPIRILLIEDNPADATLVERYLGQSSQESEFRVEWANRVADGRNRLRQGGHDLVLLDLSLPDSDGAETYETVLSDAGTVPVVVMTGQNDSDQALRAVREGAQDYLVKDRVDADILVRSIRYAIERKRVEEQLRISEERYSLAVTGAKDGVWDWDLRTESIYFSDRWKSMLGWDPEDIGEEIDAWLSRVHPGDLPALKQRLSDHLSGATPHFESEHRILEKGGTYRWVLARGLAVSDDSGRVTRVAGSLTDIHDRKMTEEQLLHDAMHDGLTQLPNSALFQDRLQVAIAQAERRPNYLFAVLFFDLDRFKVINDSLGHSVGDRLLVAIARRLLSFLRPGDTVARLGGDEFAILANDIDDPSDATRIAERIQEELSRPFDLGGHEVFTGASIGIAMSSSGYKSPQEVLRDADIAMYRAKSHGGKHHAVFDLSMHQRAVELLQLETDLRRAVAGGEFVTHYQPIVDLNGGRIKGFEALVRWRHPERGLVYPKEFISVAEETGMIVPLGWSVIREACKQMSKWREGAPEQDLALSVNLSPRQFAQPDLIDRLLEVLQETGMDPSKLRLEIIESLIMDDAESAIAKLGKLRDLGLQLHLDDFGTGYSSLSYLHKLPTHTVKIDRSFVKRMSGAEGRDEIIETIVSLARGLGMHVAAEGLETPHQFRKLRQLECEYGQGYYFSRPLDGEQAQLLIDQKPRWRLSARS, from the coding sequence ATGACTCCGGATCCGATCAGGATCCTACTCATCGAAGACAACCCGGCCGACGCCACGCTCGTCGAACGCTACCTCGGCCAGAGCTCGCAGGAATCGGAGTTCAGAGTCGAGTGGGCGAATCGCGTCGCCGATGGGCGGAATCGACTGAGACAGGGCGGTCATGACCTCGTGCTGCTCGACCTTTCGTTGCCCGATAGCGACGGCGCCGAAACCTACGAGACCGTACTGTCGGATGCAGGCACTGTGCCGGTAGTCGTGATGACCGGGCAGAATGACAGCGATCAGGCTCTGCGAGCGGTTCGTGAAGGGGCGCAGGACTATCTGGTCAAGGACCGGGTTGACGCCGACATCCTGGTGCGCTCGATCCGCTACGCCATCGAGCGCAAGCGCGTCGAAGAACAGCTCCGCATCAGTGAAGAGAGATACTCGCTCGCCGTAACCGGCGCCAAAGATGGGGTCTGGGATTGGGATCTGCGGACCGAGTCGATCTACTTCTCAGACCGCTGGAAGAGCATGCTGGGCTGGGACCCGGAAGACATCGGCGAGGAGATCGATGCCTGGCTCTCGCGGGTCCATCCCGGAGATCTCCCGGCGCTCAAGCAGCGGCTGTCCGATCATCTGTCGGGCGCTACGCCCCACTTCGAGAGCGAGCACCGGATCTTGGAGAAGGGCGGCACCTACCGCTGGGTTCTGGCGCGCGGGCTGGCGGTTTCTGACGATTCCGGCCGAGTCACCCGGGTAGCGGGGTCGCTCACCGACATCCACGATCGCAAAATGACCGAAGAGCAGCTGCTCCACGACGCGATGCACGACGGATTGACTCAGTTGCCCAATTCGGCGCTGTTTCAGGACCGCCTGCAGGTGGCGATCGCGCAGGCGGAGCGGCGCCCCAACTACCTGTTCGCCGTGCTGTTCTTCGATCTCGATCGCTTCAAGGTCATCAACGACAGTCTCGGCCACTCCGTCGGCGACCGTCTGCTGGTAGCGATCGCGCGCCGGTTGCTTTCCTTTCTACGACCGGGCGACACCGTGGCGCGGCTGGGGGGAGACGAGTTCGCGATTCTCGCCAACGACATCGACGACCCGAGCGATGCCACGCGGATCGCCGAGCGCATTCAGGAGGAGCTCAGCCGGCCGTTCGATCTCGGGGGCCACGAGGTATTCACCGGAGCCAGCATCGGGATTGCCATGAGCTCCAGCGGATACAAGAGTCCCCAGGAGGTTCTGCGTGACGCGGATATCGCCATGTATCGGGCGAAGTCGCACGGTGGCAAACACCATGCTGTCTTCGATCTGAGCATGCATCAGCGAGCGGTCGAGCTTCTGCAGTTGGAGACGGACTTGCGACGCGCGGTGGCCGGAGGCGAATTCGTTACCCATTACCAGCCGATCGTCGATCTCAACGGGGGCCGCATCAAAGGGTTCGAAGCTCTGGTTCGTTGGCGCCACCCTGAACGCGGGCTGGTCTATCCGAAGGAATTCATTTCGGTGGCGGAGGAGACCGGCATGATCGTGCCGCTGGGCTGGTCGGTGATCCGCGAGGCCTGCAAGCAGATGTCGAAGTGGCGGGAGGGCGCGCCCGAGCAGGACCTCGCTTTGAGCGTCAACCTGTCGCCGCGTCAGTTCGCTCAGCCGGATCTGATCGACCGGTTGCTCGAGGTTCTTCAAGAGACCGGAATGGACCCCTCGAAGTTGCGTCTCGAGATCATCGAGAGCCTGATCATGGACGACGCCGAGAGCGCGATCGCGAAGCTCGGAAAGCTGAGGGATCTCGGTCTTCAGCTCCATCTCGATGACTTTGGCACCGGCTATTCATCGCTCAGCTATCTCCATAAGCTGCCGACGCATACGGTCAAGATCGACCGGTCCTTCGTGAAGCGCATGAGCGGAGCCGAAGGTCGCGACGAGATTATCGAGACGATCGTGTCGCTGGCGCGAGGTCTGGGCATGCACGTCGCGGCGGAAGGGCTCGAAACACCGCACCAGTTCCGCAAACTCAGGCAGCTGGAGTGCGAGTACGGCCAGGGCTACTACTTCTCGCGGCCGCTCGACGGCGAGCAGGCGCAGCTGCTGATCGATCAGAAACCGCGCTGGCGACTGTCCGCTCGAAGCTAA